The genomic stretch GCGACCAGATGATCAAGGAATTCCAGACCGAGAAGACGCTGTTTCCGGAATCGGCGCCTTATATGGATTTCCTGCTCAGGAACATGAAGAGCGATACCCGCACCGAGATCAAGACCGGCGCCGTCGCGGGCAAGGACGCCGCCACCGCCAGTACCGCCAGCACCGCAGGGAGCCCCCAATGATGCGCCGACTTCTTACCTATCTGGCAGGCGTGGCCATCGTCATGCTGTTCGCTGGCTGTGCCGTGCCGACCAAGCAGGTGGATTACGCCGCCTTCAAGGCCAGCCGGCCGCGTTCGATCGTGGTATTGCCGCCGCAGAATACGTCGCCTGACATCAAGGCCACTTACGCGATGCTGTCGCAAGCCACCTTCCCGCTGGCGGAATCGGGCTACTACGTGCTGCCCGTGGCCGTGGTCGATGAAACCTTCCGCCAGAACGGGCTGACGATTCCGGACGAGATCCATGCCGTGCCGGTGGCCAAGCTGCATGAGATCTTTGGCGCGGACGCGGCGCTGTACGTCACCGTGACCGATTATGGCTCGCGCTACCAGATCCTCAGCAGCGTGACCCGGGTCGCGGCCAACGCCAAGCTGGTCGACCTGAAGAACGGCGACGTACTGTGGTCCGGTACCGCGGTGGCTGCCACCGACAGCTCCAGCAGTGGCGGGGGGCTGATCGGCATGCTGATCAGTGCCGCCATCACGCAGGCGATGAACCATTCGATGGACGCCAGCTACGCCGTGGCGGGCAGCACCAGCTACCGGCTGCTGGCAGCGGGCCAACCCGGCGGCATCCTGTACGGGCCGCGCTCGCCGAAATACCAGTCGGACTGAGTTGTCTGATCCAGGCGGCACAACACGTGCCGCCTTAGCCGATGATGGCGGCGATATCGCGCTTCTGGCGAGCAAACCAGAGGCGCAACAGCCGGTTCGACAGCACCGCCGGCAGCGAGCCCGCCAGGATCCGGTAGACCCCGCTGCGGGGCAGCCGCGACGCCGTGGCGGGATCGAGCCAGTGGTCATTGCGCACCAGGCGCTTCAGCGTCTCCATGCCGATCAGCACCGGCCACAGGCAGGCCAGCCGCAGCCTGACGAAGCGCGCCGGGATCGCCAGCGTATAGGCCAGGGCCTGTTCGAAATGTTCGAGCGTGAAGCGCACCAGCTCGAACATCAGCGGGCGCGCTCGCCCAGAGGCGTCCGGGCGCAGCAGCTCTTGTGGGCGCAAACCTTCGCGCTCCAGCATCGCCGCCGGCAAGTAGCAGCGCCCGATGCGCAAATCCTTGCCGCAATCGCGCAGCACATTGGTCATCTGCAGCGCCTTGCCGAAGCGGACGCCTCGGCCCAGCATGGTTTCGACGTCGCCAATCGTGCCGGGCATGTGGGCCGCCGCCATGCGCGTCCAGAACTCGCCCACGCAGCCGGCAACCAGGTAGGTGTAATGGTCGAGCGCCTGCGCATCGCGCAGCGCGCCAATGCGGCCGGCATGCTCGTCGGGGAAGGTGCGCAGGTCGAACTCCATGCCTTCGGTCAGCGTCGAGACAATCTGCCGCACGGCTTGCTGGTCGGATGCATCCAGTTGCGACAGCACCGCCAGCGCGGGCCCCAGCGATTCCAGCAGTACGCGCTCATCCGACTGTTCCTGCCGGGCCGCCACCTCCATGGCGATGCTGTCGACCAGCGTGGCGTCCGCCGACGCACCGTTGACCCGGTCGCGCAACGACAGCAGCAATTCCAGCCGCCTTGGCGGCGGAATCAGCGAGGTATCGGCAATCGTATCGGCGGCACGCGCCAGCAGATAAGCCAGCCCGACCGGATCGCGCATGCCGGCGGGCAGCACGCGCAGCGTCAGATAGAACGAACGCGAGACGCCTTTGAGCAGCGGACCGAGGAGGTAAGCCCGGCTGGGATTGCCCATGGCTGGTGTCCTGTTCGTGGAAGGGGTTTGCGGAATGACGGCGGCCTGGCGGGCCAGGGTGCGGGGTACGCGGCATTGTACCTTTGTCGGGCAGTTCAAATCGGGCGCGATATTGCTGGTCGCCAGTAGCGCCAGGGCGCTGGGGTACGAGGAAAATTGAACCCTGTGGGGACTCCCTGTGGGAACGGATTTGTGCAGCGGGCTGCTGCACAATTGGCGCGGCTTCAGGCACACGAATGTCAGGCCTGGGAGCACCGGAACAGCCAGCTTGACCAACCCGCCTCAAGCGAGAAGAATTCGTCATCGCGGCGCACCCATTGCGCCCATGTCGTTCCCTGTCCCCTCCCATGATCCCACCCGTCAGCACCCTCCACGGCCGCCTCAAGATGCAGCACCTGCGCCTGCTGCTCGCCGTGGAAGAGCGCGGCTCGCTGCGCCAGGCCGCGGAAGCGCTGACGCTGACGCAGCCCGCGGTCAGCAAGATGCTGCAGGACATGGAAGACCTGCTCGGCGTGCCGCTGTTCGAGCGCCATGCGCGCGGGCTGCGGCCGACGCGCTTCGGGCTGGCGGCGACGCGCTACGCGCGGCTGGTGTTTGCCGATATGGGCGGCCTGCGCGACGAACTGGTGGCGCTGGAATCGGGCAAGATCGGGCGCGTGCGTGTCGGCGCGGTGATGGCGCCGACGCCGGGGCTGCTTGCCGACGTGATCCGGCAACTGAACCGCGATCATCCGCGGCTGGAGGTGGCGGTGCATGTCGAGACCAGCGACGTGCTGATGCCGCAGCTCGAGCGCGACCAGCTCGACCTGGTGCTGGGCCGGGTGCCGGATGGCTGGGACAGCAGCGGGCTGGAGTTCGAGCAGCTGGGCGACGAGGGTCTGGCGATCGTGGTCGGGCCGCAGCATCCGCTGGCGCGGCGGCGCAAGCTGTCGTTCGCCGAGCTGACCCGCTACCCGTGGATCATGCAGCCGCGCCCGAGCCCGATGCGCGCGCTGATCGACCGCTCGTTCGAGGATGCCGGTGTGCCGGCGCCGCCGTCGACCATCGAGACCGCGGCGGTGCTGATGACCACCTCGTTGCTGGCGGACAGCGAGCTGATCGCGGTGTTGCCGGAGTCGGTGGCGGCCTACTATGGCCGGCTGGGCGCGCTGGCGGTGTTGCCCTTGCCGCTGCCGCGCAAGCTCGGGCCGTATGGCATCGTCACGCGGCGCGGCCGCCCGCCGACCGCATCGATGAGCCTGCTGATCGATGCGTTGCGGGCGCGGTCGCGCTAAGGCTCAAGCGGCGGTG from Cupriavidus nantongensis encodes the following:
- a CDS encoding DUF799 domain-containing protein yields the protein MMRRLLTYLAGVAIVMLFAGCAVPTKQVDYAAFKASRPRSIVVLPPQNTSPDIKATYAMLSQATFPLAESGYYVLPVAVVDETFRQNGLTIPDEIHAVPVAKLHEIFGADAALYVTVTDYGSRYQILSSVTRVAANAKLVDLKNGDVLWSGTAVAATDSSSSGGGLIGMLISAAITQAMNHSMDASYAVAGSTSYRLLAAGQPGGILYGPRSPKYQSD
- a CDS encoding phytoene/squalene synthase family protein, which gives rise to MGNPSRAYLLGPLLKGVSRSFYLTLRVLPAGMRDPVGLAYLLARAADTIADTSLIPPPRRLELLLSLRDRVNGASADATLVDSIAMEVAARQEQSDERVLLESLGPALAVLSQLDASDQQAVRQIVSTLTEGMEFDLRTFPDEHAGRIGALRDAQALDHYTYLVAGCVGEFWTRMAAAHMPGTIGDVETMLGRGVRFGKALQMTNVLRDCGKDLRIGRCYLPAAMLEREGLRPQELLRPDASGRARPLMFELVRFTLEHFEQALAYTLAIPARFVRLRLACLWPVLIGMETLKRLVRNDHWLDPATASRLPRSGVYRILAGSLPAVLSNRLLRLWFARQKRDIAAIIG
- a CDS encoding LysR family transcriptional regulator, coding for MIPPVSTLHGRLKMQHLRLLLAVEERGSLRQAAEALTLTQPAVSKMLQDMEDLLGVPLFERHARGLRPTRFGLAATRYARLVFADMGGLRDELVALESGKIGRVRVGAVMAPTPGLLADVIRQLNRDHPRLEVAVHVETSDVLMPQLERDQLDLVLGRVPDGWDSSGLEFEQLGDEGLAIVVGPQHPLARRRKLSFAELTRYPWIMQPRPSPMRALIDRSFEDAGVPAPPSTIETAAVLMTTSLLADSELIAVLPESVAAYYGRLGALAVLPLPLPRKLGPYGIVTRRGRPPTASMSLLIDALRARSR